Part of the Henckelia pumila isolate YLH828 chromosome 2, ASM3356847v2, whole genome shotgun sequence genome is shown below.
ctcagactgaccatctgtctggggatgaaatgctgtactgaacaaaagcctcgtccccaaagctgtgtgcagactcttccaaaacgcagatgtgaatctcggatctctgtctgacacaatagacactggtatgccatgcagtctaacaatctctctgatgtaaagctctgcatactgtgtcaaagtataagtagtcttcaccggcaagaaatgagctgacttggtgagtctatccacaatcacccaaatcgctgtgcaacctctggcactcctcggtaagccaaccacaaagtccatcgtaatattctcccatttccattccggaatgggaagaggtctaagaagtcctgctggacgctgatgctctgccttgacttgctggcaagtcaagcactctgacaccactctcccgatgtcactcttcatcccgggccaccaatacaataactgtaagtctcggtacatcttcgtacttccggggtgaatggagtacggagatgcatgagcctctgctagaatctcggctctcaactgatcaacgttcggtacccacatcctgcCGCGGTACTGAACGATCCCATCCACAACTGAATACAAAAGgtcacccttggcctcatctctctgtctccatcgctgtagctcctcatcagtaggctgtccgtctctgatccgatctcgaAGAATCGGCTGCACTGTCAATACTGACAACCTCGGAGCCTGACCACTCGAATACacctccaaatcaaatctctgaatttcactctgcagtggtaactgtactGTCAAACTGGGTAATACGGaggacttccgactcaaagcgtcggccactacattagccttacccggatggtagctaatgtcacaatcataatccttaacaagctcaagccatctgcgctgcctcatgttcaactccttctgggtgaagaagtacttgatgctcttgtgatcggtgaaaatcttgcacttctcgccgtaaagatagtgcctccagattttcaacgcaaataccactgctgcaagctccaaatcatgcgtcggatagttctgctcatgaatcttcaactgtcgcgacgcatatgcgataactctgccactctgcataagtactgcgcccaaaccaagcttggacgcatcggtgtacaccactaactcctcatgtggcactgtcatagctaacacaggtgctgaagtaagtgcatccttcagttgatcaaagctcctctgacaatctggactccaaatatacttcgcgttcttcttggttaaggaagtcaagggtactgcaatagaggaaaaacccttgatgaacttcctatagtatcctgctaaacccaagaagctgcgAATCttcgaagcattctttggaatcccccaatccctcactgcctgcaccttggactgatccactgcaatcccatccctagaaataatgtggcctagaaacgccacctgctccaaccaaaactcacacttactgaactttgcaaacagtcgatgctccctcaaagtctgcaaggctgtatgcaaatgttgtatatgctcctcaatgctcctcgagtagatcaatatgtcatcaatgaatacaatgacaaactgatctagatacggctggaagacacgatgcatgagatccataaaaactgctggagcattggtcaacccaaagggcatcaccaagaactcatagtgtccatatcgtgtcctaaaggcagtcttagacacgtctgaatctctgactctcagctgatggtaaccagatcgcagatcgatcttggagaataccgaagctccctgcaactgatcgaataaatcctctatcctcggtagtggatacttattcttcactgtgactctgttgagctctcggtagtcgatgcacaatctcatgctaccgtcattcttctttacaaacaacactggagctccccatggagaaaagctaggacgaacaaagcccttctccaacagcttctgaatctgctccttcaactctctcatctctgtaggagcaagtcgatacggtgccttagagatagacATAGTATctggcaacaactcaatactgaactccacctctctcactggtggaactcctgcaacatcgtcaggaaaaacatctggatagtcacgtaccacctctatatctgataaagatctgctagaaacgtctgaggtagtgaccacactagcaagaaagcCCGGACATCCATGGCGCAATaatttcctcgcacgaacaagtgatatcatctgaggaatactgctagactgagatgcaaagaaagtaaacatctcacctcctgctggcttcactgacactgtcctacgtcggaaatcaatcgaagctccattaactgatagccagtccatacccaaaatcaagtcaaacccagtcaatggaagaaccactagatctgctcgaatggagtgtccttgcaactccaattccagatccctgatgacactagtggtagtgatagtctgtccggatggcatggtaacatcgtaaccacagTCGACAACCTCCggtgtaatgcctatccgtttgataaaatctcgggagataaacgaatgcgtggctcctgaatctagcaacgcaaacgtggagttgcctccaactagaattctccctgcacgcagaagattcccaaaaattcataccactacgctcccaaggttaaaacactacaatccttaattctaatcacaaagaaacaaaattcttattctagcatgctgatagttaaactcaagtaacaggcattcagatataatcgcaataaacaaaagcaaagaattgaaaaagttctaggggttaggtataccggtgatcaaggaggtatctgggtcttcctcctctgcctgcatcacatatactcgcccactgacgttctgcctctgcgggcagttggcaatctgatgccccggctctttgcaacgatagcagactcctgctcccataagacactgcccggaatgcatcttctgacacttcggacatactggatatctccctggagtaggggccccgcccctagtctgctgctgtggcttcccctgaggcctctgctgattcgggcccttagatgacCCTGTAAACTGTTTCTTCGCAGGAgactgcgaagatggtcgctgataccccgtctgctgaaactgcctcttaccctgctgctctctctggatctctctccgaccctcctcggaacgcaaggccctactgactgcagactcataagtaagtacgtctgccatgcgaacatcatgcttgatatccgccttcaaaccttccacaaactgcctcaacttctctggtggactatcaGAAATCATAGGCACAaagcgacagcccctctcgaactgtctcacatactcgaccactgtcttgtccccctgacggagactcataaactcccggatcatgcgactgcgcacatcctcagtgaagtacttggcgtagaagatacgcctgaactcggtccacgtcagtgtaggtagatggactcctctaactgcaccctcccaccaaagggctgcatctcctctcatcatgtacgtcgcacagctcactctgtcggtgtctgtgatccccatataatcaaagatggactcaagagagcgaatccatccctcagccaccaaaggatcggtggtaccaacaaactccttgggccccttcttctggaacctctcagcaacgtcctcctcatgggacagtctgggacgtgcagcctgctgctccaacagagcagtaatacccgccatcatattagcattggcctgctccaatgctgataaaggattctgcggaggtggcggtggaggcggaggtcccccacgtcggttcactggtctgggaggcattctgcaccaccacatattactttacgtaaatcgccatgcataactaagtggtttaaaagtaatgctaacttaaattcaaagaattaaatcatgctataaacacttaaaacttacagaccgatagcgtggatttctgagctagcatagcagtaatgacccctccaaggaccgtgctctgataccaactgaaacatcCAAACTTATAAATTtctaaaatgcggaaaatttaaaaatttttctttttcttttaattttaaaataaatactaagtaaaatatttatatatatatatacatatatgcccatacatatatgtacaaccataaaagagatttaaaatttaataaataattatgcaacataaaaataattactaaaacgtctgaatcatgcaatacttaaaataattcaaaacaatttaatcaacAGTGCATACACTAAAAagttgcataaaaataatacttaaatctcaacactggaataaaatcttcaaataaaatagtgtttaaaatattcatgcatagaacactagcacgatgcagactacggtcacggggccactgcagctccgctcatacgtcctcaccaccggtaggggtaacctgctcctctacgtactcacctgcaccatatcagtgtagtgagcctagaggcccaacatgcatactaacaagggtttaaaataatttaatacactttcatacataatacttaacctataaatgcatgagcatgcctcaaaaataataacataaatgttgcttaaagaaatcactgaattatacataacatacataatatcatacatacttgagttgttgagcacttattttcttaacatcgaatggtcctatccgtaagtgtgacccatacttatagtgcgactgatcagtctaagaaaccatcgtacgaggctggtggcgaaccacccatacataaatggcagaaactgcccatacataaatggccacactacttcaatttccacctaaaatattttatttgctcaaccatagaacttcaatcatagcataaaaattgatttcatgaatgcatgtactttaaataaattgtgtgtccttcatttatatttaatttattttctaatatcatataaatattcaaataacttttcatgcataaaataattaaatataaactcaggacacatgaaatttctcatggtttgattcaactgctggccctagacatacaagcccattaacttaagacttggcccattagtgtacttaagcccattaacaacttttctaggcccaataaatcaaccaaagcccattaagactaatttaggcccaataacactgtccctggcccaatgggcccaaaagcccaataacaggcccaataactttcatgggctcccaagcccataaaaatttctggccaacttaaaaatttaaataaaaattaataaaagcccaaaaataattaaattaacccaaaataatttaatggagcccaaataaattaaatggtactaattaaatttttgggaatttaattagcccatttaactcctaattaacttaaaaacttaaaaataaaaataccgagcccaattaaaataacccggacccggacccggacccaactaacttaacccatattattttagacccgacccggaccacatgacccgacccggatccaccaacAACCCAAAAACCCAAAACCCTATTCTTCCCTCTTCCCCCTTGCCGCGGCCgcacgagcagcaggccttcacggcctgctgcagcccagctccgaccaccgtggccggagccccgccggcaggacctccccagggtcctgccggttcgaaccatgcCCTGGCCCGAACCCCATGCTGCCTCCTTCCCCAACACCGAACCCTCTTCCAAGacaaccctaacctgcgcgccCATGGCTTCCCTTCTGAAACTCGATCGGCCGTGACTCCTAGCCCCAACCCAGCCAAAGCCGACCCATCTAGACACTCTAGGGACCCCGTAGGACCTAGCCAGCAGCCCCCTTCAAGCCATGGATagtaaaaacgtgagcatgaacatCACAAAGCCAAAACCGAGTGCATAAGAGAAAGAATTTGAAAActtgctgtcaaaaatgatagATCTCGATgctacacacccacacacatacatacactgatataggattgaaaagagaagaaaatcatgcctttcaccgtagacgaAGAGAAAAACCGAAAGcgagacgattccgggacgacggggcgacgacgaTGAACTTTGGACCTTCAAGACCGAgactatggagttttcttggggATGACTGGCCGAAGAAGATGAATATTGAATGGGGTTGGCGGCTGAGCTTAGGGAAATCGTGGGTTTGGGTAGCTTAGGGTTAGTCTAGGTTTTtagttttaaataaaaaataggttttaggataatgaaataataattaaaagttttaaatataaaacataaaattttaaaactctaaataaaagttacaatctgataatttaaattaaaaaaatacaaaaattccgaaattacaaatttagggaattttaaaaatactaaaaattcaatattttggcttattttgaataaaaatggactcctaaaattatataaaattaaatacttaaatttttgagataataaaactcaaaataatattttagggctctaaaaaggctcataaaataatttgggtggaaagttgtcatctcgtccgtccacggtcccgtctacgcgatcaaaacaattaattaaaatactaaaaatcataaaaattactaattatgggttaaatgcttaaaaataaattaaatcatgcacaaataattcacataattatttaacccataaatctaaaatttaaataattaaatatcctaattatgcatgcggatttacgtatttaaaaaaataccgggtgttacactgCCTCTCTTGAAAACACGATCAATAATCTGTTTTTTCAAATTTCGAAAGCTGAATGATATCGAGTTGTATGTTCAAGGTGTAAAAGTTATAAAACAATTGCTAAAAATGGATTAGTTAAAATATCGAACCGTTTGATGATACGATTTGGCAAATGAAGCCAGTATTCGCCTATGAGAGGTCTCTCATGAGGTGTGTGACAATATATCCGAGATACAGTCTCACTGATAGAGACAAGTTCGTCATGCTCATATCTACAAtaactaaaacaactacttcttggtttaaaaaaataatgcattTCATGGGTCATTTTATGGGTTGAGTCGTCGTGTGTTTGCTCATTTGGAAATGTTCATTCGATCAATTCCGTTCTAGAAAGATTGTTGACAAAGTGAAAAACTGGACAAACGTAAGACATTACGTAATTATTCTAGAAGCAGCAATATCTCTTTTCAAATAAAGTAACATCAatatttatgcattttgttCTAAGTATATCTTccaagtattatttttttttatttttttattttaaagagaTGTAGTTTTATACACAACCAAGTTTTTGGGCCCATACTGATGATTTGAGAGTCCTTTATTCAAAGTCaatcttttaaatttaataataataataataatagtggTCTTCCGTTCAACAAAGGCAACCGAATTTCTTAGGTTTGAACACAATCTACTTTCTTCATTAGTTTAATGTGCCGCACGGCTGGAAATTTCCGGTGTTGTTTTGTGAATATCGTTGGCCAGCAAATTCCACCAAGGGAGGCAGCAAAgggtttaaaaaaatatttcgttttatttatgatgttttttgaaaatttactAAGGATTTTTGGAAATTGTACAATATCAATAATCAATAACAAAATTGTtgcaattttaaaattaattcacGTAAAAAAATGTGCAAAATGGTATTTCCTTGATTTTAATCATATTtgaaattaatcaaaattttgattagATTGACAAGAACTAGACACTAACTAATATGGCGCTGATTGTTGGTTAACATCACATCGTGTATTCAATCGAAGGATATTGAAATATTGTTAAATATATGATTTGCTTTGTTATGATTAATGTGATTcatattaattaattgaaatGTCAAAAAAAGGGTAAACAAAATTCTTCCTCTGCCCACCTATAAATTAAAATCCGAAAAGAGAGTAAAGACTTCACGTAAATCACTTCTAGTAATGCTTGCTAACCTTTTAGAGAGTACCACgaattttctttgttttgttttttccttttaaaaaaatacaaatttttattggagttaaaaatatattgtttaaattgcTTTTGTAAATAGAAAGATACCTGTGtgtttagatttaatatttgatcattaaaaggttttaaaaaggttataataaattataaacatcggactataatataaatataaatataaatatatataaatatacatatatatatatatatatatatatatatatattgatgtcATAATATCAAGTTTGATTTCGATACTTGGTTAGTATAACAAAATATCTcccaactaaaaaaaaaattgggttttttaaaaaaatcctcgCCTTTCTAAAAtggttttatatattattaacaaAACCAAGTCTCGGGTGAAATGATCTCACAAAGTTATATTCATGAGATGTGTTAACCTAATTCATactttgaataaaaaataatatttttagaatatGAACTATGAAGTAATACTTTTTCACGAGATCAATCGAATATAAGATCCGTCTCATGAAATTGATTTACGAAGTGACTTTCTAATGAGTTTTTGTGCATTAACAAATCagtaaaatatgaataaaactTTCTAGAATGAAAATGGATCTTTATGTAATCTATCTAAATCTAGACAGTAATGACAAGGTTGTTTGAACTTTCAGACAAGGCTTTCCAAGTCAACGACTAATATCCTTTAATTTTTCCCAACTTCCATTCCCGCAATACTATAACTTCCATCTTCATCTTTCTCCCTCACAAGACTCATCAACTCACTGTAAATTCACCTCCAAAAATGACCAAATCAACCCTGAAACCATCCCATATCCACCTCCTCTCTGCTCTCATCTTCCTCCTCTTTGCTCTGCCCTTTCATGGAATAGCCCAAAATTCTGTTCCAAATCAAGAACTCGACACATTGCTTCAACTGAAACAAAACTGGTCCAATCCCACTTCCCTCGGTCACTGGACACCCTCATCGGACCACTGCACCTGGTCTGAAATCACTTGCACCAATGGCTCAGTCACGGGACTCGAGATCACGAATCGAACTATTGCCGGAACAATCCCTGCATTCATATGCGACCTTAGTAATCTCAAACATCTTGAGCTTCAACTCAACTCTTTCTCTGGTTATTTCCCTGTTGTTCTTTACGGTTGTTCCAATCTCGAGTATTTAGACCTCTCTAACAACTCGTTCTTTGGAGCAATACCGGATGATATCAACCGGCTCTCGCCTCGGCTTCTGTATTTAGACTTGGGAAACAACCATTTCAGTGGTTATATCCCTTCGGCCATCGGGAGCCTCACAAGTCTTACAACTCTTCATCTCTATGGAAACCTGTTAAATGGTTCTTTGCCACAAGATATTGGCGACCTGTCGAATCTTGAAGAGCTTGACTTGAGTCTTAATGGGTTTTTACCACAAACAATCCCGTCAAGTTTCACTCTGTTAAAGAAACTGAAGAATTTCTACATGACAGGAACAAATTTGATCGGAGAAATCCCTCAAAGTATTGGGAGCATGCCAGCTCTGGTGTTTCTTGACTTATCTGATAATGGCTTGAATGGCAGCATACCAGATGGTCTCTTTCTTCTCGAGAACTTAAAAAACTTGTTTCTTTTCAAAAATGGATTGTCTGGTTCCATTCCTCGGAGGATTGAATGTTTGGGGATGCAGGTTCTTGATCTTTCCAGTAATAACTTGACAGGGACAATACCGGATGATTTTGGAAAGTTAACTAACCTTACTGGTTTGGCTTTGTATTACAATCAATTATCTGGTGTAATACCTCCAAGTATTGGTAGATTGCCCAAGCTTATGGATTTCAATCTGTTCAGCAATAATCTATCAGGCGAATTGCCTCCAGATTTTGGCCGATACTCGGAGCTTAGAAAATTTCAAGTATTTGAAAACCACTTCGTCGGTAAATTGCCGGAATATCTTTGTGCTAATAAAGCACTTCAAGGGGTGGTTGCCTTTCAGAATAACTTATCCGGTGAATTACCTGTGTCTCTGGGTGATTGCAACAGTTTGATAGCTGTTGGCTTGCATGAAAACAGTCTCTCTGGTGAAATCCCAGATGGGTTATGGACATCAGTGGTTTTGTCATTGTTGACGCTAAATGACAATAACTTCACTGGCCAGCTCCCAACTAAAATCAGCCCTCAATTATCGTTGCTCGATCTGGAGAACAATCAGTTTCAGGGTCCAATTCCAGCTGAAATATCTTCTTGGGAGAATTTGAGGGTGTTTAAAGCCAGTAACAATTTATTGACTGGTGTGATTCCTCAAGAATTGACTGGCCTTCAGTCGCTCGCGACTCTTTCGTTGGATGGAAATGAGCTTTCTGGTTATCTTCCATCAAATATAATCTCATGGAAGTCTCTCACACTCCTGAATCTCAGCGGAAACCAGCTCTCTGGTGAAATCCCTGAATCACTTGGTCTTTTGCCACAATTGGTGGACTTGGACTTGTCAAGAAACAAGTTTTCGGGGAAAATTCCAACTGAAATTGGACGTTTGAAGTTCACTTCACTCAACTTCTCCTCCAATCAACTCTACGGGGAAATTCCATCTGAGCTTGAAAATGCAGCTTTTGACAGAAGTTTCTTGAACAATACCGGACTTTGCGCAAATAGCCCTTCACTAGGCATCAGTCAATGTGATACTCAGACCAAAAAGTCGAAAAAAGTTTCATCTCATTTTGTTGCTGCAGTCTCGAGTGTAGCAGCACTTGCTTTCCTAGTGGCTATCTTGTACGCTTTCTTTTTGTTCAGAAGCTACAAAAAGAGAAAGCATATATCGGACTCGACTTGGAAACTCACTTCATTCCAGAGGTTAAGCTTCACAGAAAGAAACATATTATCTAGTTTGACAGATAACAATCTAATTGGTAGTGGAGGGTCCGGGAAAGTCTATCGTGTTCCCATCCGTCAATCAGGTGAGTTTGTTGCGGTTAAGAAGATTTGGGACACAACGAAATTGGATCAGAAGCTCGAAAAAGAATTCTTAGCAGAAGTTGATACACTTGGCTCGATTAGACACTCCAACATAGTGAAACTACTCTGCTGCATCTCGAGTGAGGAATCAAAACTTCTCGTTTACGAGTACATGGAAAATTGTAGCCTGGATAGGTGGCTTCATGGAAAAAAGAGACGATATTCTTTCTCAGGTTCAGTTCATCATGTGGTATTGGACTGGCCTAAGAGGCTACAGATTGCCATTGGAGCTGCTCAAGGTCTATTCTACATGCACCACGCGTGTTCACCGCCTATCATCCATCGAGATGTGAAATCAAGTAACATCTTACTAGATTCAGAATTCAATGCAAAGATTGCAGATTTTGGCCTAGCAAGAACGTTGATAAAGAATTCTGAGCCGAACACCATGTCGGCCTTAGCTGGCTCCATTGGATACATCGCTCCAGGTACTCATTTTCTTCCACTTTCTTGAAATTCTTTTCCTAAAATTTCCTTCTAAAAAATCAGTTGTTCTCAATAAATTTCAGAGTATGCTCAAACGAGAAGAGTGAATGAAAAGATCGACGTATTCAGCTTTGGAGTCATCCTACTTGAGCTGGTAACAGGGAAGGAAGCTCATAATGGAGACGAGACCTCGTCTCTAGTTGAATGGACTTGGCGTCACATTCAAGAAGGTAAAAATTTAGCCGATACAATGGATGAGGATATAAAAGAGGCTCAGTACATGGATGAAATCACCTGTGTACTTAAAATGGGGATCATCTGTACTGGTAGTGTTCCCTCGAACAGGCCGAATATGAGGGATGTTTTGCAAATCTTGCTCCGGTGCAGCCAGAGGAGTCCAGCCGGAGAGACGAAAAACATAAAAGAATACGATATTGCTCCACTTCTCCAGAACAGAAAGCCAGAGAGGTCACTCGAACATAATGACTCTTTGTTTGCATCAATAGTTTGAGGATCCAAGAACTCAGGAAAGTGAGCAACGCGATTTGATCGGCGGACTCACAGGATTTTAGACAGTTCTGACTCGAGTGAGGGCTCTACGTATTAGAGCCATTAGAATTCTTGAAATGAATGCAATAATGCACGGCATATTGCTTTCAACCTTAGCTCCACTGTTTCGTTCTCTAGTGGTAGTGCATTGGTAGATTACAGCTCATCATAGCAATGAAATTAGAGGGTAGTATGTATGTACATGCTCGCTGGCTCGCAAGCAATTGTGGGACTTTTACAGACTTCCAAaactatttttatttgaataatGTATGGGAACTGATGTAGCAACATATGGAATATACTGATGGGATAGCTACATTAATGTTTCTTCATGTGTACACAAATTGGTTGGTTCAAAAGAAATAGTTTTGCTTGATTCCTACACGAACCATATGCAATACGATTTCCTCGATCCTGTCTTTAGGCAATTACTGTGAACAACTGATGTGTGTTTTTGCTAAGGACATCATATGAATAAGAAACAATTCATTTCTAAGATGTAGAAACTGTAATCCACATGATCTATAaatctggaaaaaaaaaattatacaaccTGTGAATCCAATCTCCTATCAAACAAGAACAACAATTGAGCATACATCGAGCACCGAGTATCTTAGTTTAGGACATCATCTCGATATCTATCTCCTTTCATTTCTCAAGTAGTCCATCCTAATTCCCCACAACTGCTCCCCTACTACTTTCATATCCGGACGATCAGCTCGTGTGGGTGCTGCACAATCAATGGCCAAGTTGAACATTCTCGCCAGTATTTCATTATCTACAGCTTCATTCATCAAAGGGTCTAACAAATCCATGAATCGTCCTTCGTTGTATTTCTTGAAAGCCTACATAACATGCATTCCATGTCATGAGTTCAGCAAACAAAATCCAAGCTGTTAAGGTGAAAAACCATCCAAAACATTTTGCACTAAACAAATTAATGTTGCAGGCAAACAATTTTGAATCGCTTAAAAATTTTAACTTCAAGATCTTATTATCAAACCAAATCAAAGAGGCGAGTCAGAGCTATTCCACTTTGGCTAGTTTTTCAGAGGTTCTTAAGCATAGGAGATATTGTAAGAATTTAGACCACATTGTTGAGGAGTTTAGACTTCAAATATTTACGGGCGTCCAAAAGgacaaaaaaacaagaaaattgTGTTTTGCACAGTGAGTAAGGCAAATAACCTAGTCAGGTACAGAGAGAAGCTTACCCATCTAATTGTCACCCTCTCCTCAGGTGGTCTCTTCAAGTCCACAGGTCGACGACCAGTTAAAATTTCTAACAATAATATCCCAAATGAGTATACATCGCTTTTGGTTGTAAGTTGATTTGTTCTCATATATTCAGGATCAAGGTAACCAACAGTTCCTTTTACTTTGGTTGATACATACGATTTGTCCGAGTCTTCTCCCAGTCTGGCAAATCCAAAATCTGCAACCTTGGCTCTCACACTCTCAGTCAACAGAATATTTGAGGACTTCACATCTCTGTGGATGATTTGTTTCTCTACAtcagagtaaacaataattaaccagataaaatgtttttttttcattcttttttcaaatatatataaagaGGTGCCAAAACAAACACACCATGTAGAagtagttttattttattttattttgagaatatGTAGAAATAGTTGTTACCAGAATACAAATGGAGATAGGTCAGGCCGTGAGCAACATCAATCGAAATTTCAAGCCGCTGATTAAAATCCAATATCTTCCCTCCTTTAAGACCTACAAAGTAAATATTAGCACAAAAACTGCATTATATTTTGTAACAATAAAAGGAATATTGGCGACAT
Proteins encoded:
- the LOC140883118 gene encoding uncharacterized protein codes for the protein MTKSTLKPSHIHLLSALIFLLFALPFHGIAQNSVPNQELDTLLQLKQNWSNPTSLGHWTPSSDHCTWSEITCTNGSVTGLEITNRTIAGTIPAFICDLSNLKHLELQLNSFSGYFPVVLYGCSNLEYLDLSNNSFFGAIPDDINRLSPRLLYLDLGNNHFSGYIPSAIGSLTSLTTLHLYGNLLNGSLPQDIGDLSNLEELDLSLNGFLPQTIPSSFTLLKKLKNFYMTGTNLIGEIPQSIGSMPALVFLDLSDNGLNGSIPDGLFLLENLKNLFLFKNGLSGSIPRRIECLGMQVLDLSSNNLTGTIPDDFGKLTNLTGLALYYNQLSGVIPPSIGRLPKLMDFNLFSNNLSGELPPDFGRYSELRKFQVFENHFVGKLPEYLCANKALQGVVAFQNNLSGELPVSLGDCNSLIAVGLHENSLSGEIPDGLWTSVVLSLLTLNDNNFTGQLPTKISPQLSLLDLENNQFQGPIPAEISSWENLRVFKASNNLLTGVIPQELTGLQSLATLSLDGNELSGYLPSNIISWKSLTLLNLSGNQLSGEIPESLGLLPQLVDLDLSRNKFSGKIPTEIGRLKFTSLNFSSNQLYGEIPSELENAAFDRSFLNNTGLCANSPSLGISQCDTQTKKSKKVSSHFVAAVSSVAALAFLVAILYAFFLFRSYKKRKHISDSTWKLTSFQRLSFTERNILSSLTDNNLIGSGGSGKVYRVPIRQSGEFVAVKKIWDTTKLDQKLEKEFLAEVDTLGSIRHSNIVKLLCCISSEESKLLVYEYMENCSLDRWLHGKKRRYSFSGSVHHVVLDWPKRLQIAIGAAQGLFYMHHACSPPIIHRDVKSSNILLDSEFNAKIADFGLARTLIKNSEPNTMSALAGSIGYIAPEYAQTRRVNEKIDVFSFGVILLELVTGKEAHNGDETSSLVEWTWRHIQEGKNLADTMDEDIKEAQYMDEITCVLKMGIICTGSVPSNRPNMRDVLQILLRCSQRSPAGETKNIKEYDIAPLLQNRKPERSLEHNDSLFASIV